Proteins encoded within one genomic window of Halomonas sp. YLGW01:
- a CDS encoding LrgB family protein, which translates to MNFVALDQVWVYLSGNPLLSLLVTLAAFLLATRINIFFGRTTLLHPVVISIALLISFLLLSGIEYRTYFEGAQFIHFLLGPATVALAIPLYDHRERVQRLIWPIMIACVTGIVAAVGSTLGIAMLMGATRETLLTLAPKSVTSPIAMGIAEQLGGIPSLAAGLVLLTGSIGCALGPLVFRLLNIQDPTVKGFTLGLAAHGFGTAQSFSSIGALAGAFAGLAMGLTGLLTAFLLPMIVALFGF; encoded by the coding sequence ATGAACTTCGTGGCATTGGACCAGGTATGGGTTTATCTTTCGGGCAATCCGCTGCTCTCGCTGCTGGTGACGCTGGCCGCCTTCCTGCTGGCCACCCGCATCAATATCTTCTTCGGCAGAACCACGTTACTGCACCCGGTAGTGATCTCGATTGCGCTGTTGATTAGCTTTCTGCTGCTCAGTGGGATCGAGTATCGCACTTACTTCGAGGGGGCGCAGTTCATCCACTTCCTGCTGGGCCCGGCGACCGTGGCGTTGGCGATTCCTCTGTATGACCATCGGGAGCGCGTACAGCGGTTGATCTGGCCCATCATGATCGCCTGCGTCACTGGCATCGTCGCGGCCGTTGGCTCGACCCTTGGCATCGCCATGCTGATGGGGGCGACCCGCGAAACCTTGCTGACCCTCGCCCCCAAGTCGGTCACTTCGCCCATTGCCATGGGCATCGCCGAGCAGCTAGGGGGAATACCCTCGCTGGCCGCGGGACTGGTATTGCTGACGGGATCAATCGGCTGCGCCCTCGGGCCCTTGGTGTTCAGACTTCTTAACATCCAGGATCCGACCGTGAAGGGATTCACCCTCGGGTTGGCGGCGCATGGCTTCGGTACGGCTCAGAGCTTCAGTTCGATCGGAGCGCTTGCTGGGGCCTTCGCCGGACTCGCGATGGGACTGACGGGGCTGTTGACGGCCTTCCTGTTGCCGATGATCGTGGCGCTGTTCGGATTCTGA
- a CDS encoding CidA/LrgA family protein: protein MSLIVGFIILLGCQFLGELIVRAFSIPVPGPVVGMVILLVALLVNCGVPKGLRKTGEGLLNYLTLLFVPAGVGMMVHIKLIQADFWTIAVTLIVSTAITLAVTAKVMTWMNQRITGSEKAK, encoded by the coding sequence ATGTCATTGATCGTGGGGTTTATCATCTTGCTGGGATGCCAGTTCCTGGGCGAGCTGATCGTTCGGGCGTTTAGCATTCCCGTGCCAGGGCCCGTGGTGGGGATGGTGATCTTGCTCGTGGCCCTACTGGTCAACTGCGGCGTGCCGAAAGGACTGCGCAAGACCGGCGAAGGTCTGTTGAATTACCTGACCCTACTGTTCGTGCCGGCTGGGGTCGGCATGATGGTGCACATCAAGCTGATCCAGGCCGATTTCTGGACTATCGCCGTGACCCTGATCGTATCCACGGCGATCACCCTGGCGGTCACGGCCAAGGTCATGACGTGGATGAATCAGCGCATCACCGGGTCGGAGAAGGCCAAATGA
- a CDS encoding glycosyltransferase, with protein sequence MRTLVIVRSLKMGGMERMAITLADALAEAGHDSHLVTWRDRDQVLFPSHPEVTCHVVPMQRLVRLTGLGLLIELVSRLILNPLIRRSHFVWTGWLGGFVFRAWLNRFERRHGPVDRIIFRGLGTFEGIWRFRDDRARFVLENGFNLKGPSWKQRLLSRCLLDKRHLVGVSEGVVASAHAYCKRYGLKPLSLQKIINACPVQRIQSLMLKEDPEIPSEPFLLNVARLVPQKDHDLLLEAYAQIKPKERLVIIGEGRLKEELQTKAEMLGIADRVTFAGSRKNPYPWMRKARMFVLSSRVEGMGIVLSEALACGTPVISVDCPGGIREILKGELEIGIAEHSADGLARKMRELLAQDGYSIKLEWLQDFSEEAMVARYLSPPPG encoded by the coding sequence ATGCGCACCCTTGTCATCGTCAGAAGCCTCAAGATGGGCGGCATGGAGCGAATGGCCATTACCCTTGCTGACGCACTTGCCGAAGCGGGCCATGACTCTCACCTCGTGACCTGGCGCGACAGGGACCAGGTGCTCTTTCCCAGCCACCCCGAAGTCACCTGCCACGTTGTACCAATGCAACGATTGGTTCGTCTCACAGGCTTGGGGCTGCTCATTGAACTGGTTTCACGGCTAATACTTAACCCATTGATCCGTCGTTCGCACTTTGTATGGACGGGCTGGCTTGGCGGTTTTGTATTTCGTGCGTGGTTGAATCGTTTCGAGCGACGACACGGGCCTGTCGATCGAATCATATTCCGAGGTTTAGGTACCTTCGAAGGCATTTGGCGGTTTCGTGATGATCGTGCACGGTTCGTGCTTGAGAATGGTTTCAATCTCAAAGGACCAAGCTGGAAACAACGCCTTTTATCCCGCTGCCTGCTCGACAAACGCCATCTGGTAGGTGTGTCAGAGGGCGTCGTGGCATCAGCTCATGCCTACTGCAAGCGCTATGGACTCAAGCCATTATCACTGCAGAAGATCATCAACGCCTGCCCGGTCCAACGAATCCAGTCGCTGATGCTCAAGGAAGATCCCGAGATTCCATCTGAGCCTTTCCTACTCAATGTCGCTCGACTCGTACCGCAGAAGGATCATGACCTGCTACTGGAGGCATATGCACAGATAAAGCCAAAAGAGCGGCTAGTCATCATAGGAGAGGGACGCCTGAAAGAAGAGCTTCAAACCAAGGCAGAAATGCTGGGGATTGCCGACCGCGTCACTTTTGCTGGCTCACGCAAGAACCCTTACCCATGGATGCGCAAAGCGCGCATGTTTGTGCTGAGCTCGAGAGTAGAAGGTATGGGCATCGTTCTCAGCGAAGCCCTAGCATGCGGCACGCCTGTCATATCAGTAGACTGCCCTGGCGGTATTCGCGAAATTCTCAAAGGCGAGTTGGAAATTGGCATCGCCGAACATAGTGCCGATGGTCTTGCGAGGAAGATGAGGGAATTGCTTGCACAGGACGGCTACAGCATCAAGCTTGAGTGGCTGCAGGACTTCTCTGAGGAGGCAATGGTAGCTCGATACTTGAGTCCGCCTCCGGGCTAA
- a CDS encoding O-antigen ligase family protein — MFMNIWRLDQQESFWKSPKPVWMLGVICLYLYGFFRLLFPDIGQDAGTLMGVLGLILVLACGKTLRSTGPLWLLLAAVFVQLLTWCLGYVHHPSWIPDNPQLDRMGKWFLFIGVAWWLGGSTRRTLWLWGLAMLGLILTTLTSDVGILHWQKGLEGRRVDFGIHNAQHGAMYFGTALLGLLAFSRRMLQAGAWSTLRRIAWALALTICVTGVIITQTRAIWLALLIALPAMAIIPLIASNSMFRQPASRKRKMPLVLSGISSIILVIFLGNIFHGTIERRLGAENQVITNLIAGKIDAVDPNSSIGNRVYTWIAASEWIAERPIVGWGGNGRNLAVQETDWLPENTKERYGHLHNTFLEILVAYGALGVLVVATLACWIGRGTWLAWKAGELPGDMALFGASFFAFWITVNQFEAYLSFSSGVYVHNLIVGGLVTHIWRWRVIKDQPSSCDTITRA; from the coding sequence ATGTTCATGAATATTTGGCGACTGGATCAACAAGAGTCATTCTGGAAGTCACCTAAGCCCGTATGGATGTTGGGCGTCATCTGCCTTTACCTCTATGGTTTTTTTCGTCTTTTATTTCCTGATATAGGTCAGGATGCAGGCACCTTGATGGGAGTCTTGGGGCTGATTTTGGTCCTGGCATGTGGCAAGACACTTCGTAGCACGGGGCCGCTTTGGCTCTTGCTCGCCGCAGTATTCGTGCAACTGCTTACCTGGTGTTTAGGCTATGTACACCATCCCAGCTGGATACCAGACAATCCGCAACTCGACCGCATGGGAAAATGGTTCCTGTTCATCGGTGTTGCCTGGTGGCTAGGAGGAAGCACTCGACGCACCTTATGGCTCTGGGGATTAGCCATGCTGGGGCTGATTCTTACAACACTGACCAGTGATGTGGGTATCCTTCATTGGCAGAAAGGCCTGGAAGGTCGCCGGGTAGATTTCGGTATCCACAATGCTCAGCATGGTGCAATGTACTTCGGAACGGCCCTGCTCGGCTTGCTGGCTTTCAGTCGACGAATGCTCCAAGCAGGTGCATGGTCCACATTGCGTCGTATCGCCTGGGCCCTGGCACTCACGATTTGTGTCACCGGCGTCATTATCACCCAGACTCGGGCTATCTGGCTCGCACTGTTAATAGCGCTACCTGCCATGGCCATCATCCCATTGATTGCTAGCAACTCCATGTTCCGACAGCCAGCTAGCAGAAAAAGAAAGATGCCGCTTGTTTTAAGTGGCATTTCTTCAATAATTCTAGTGATCTTTTTGGGGAATATCTTCCATGGAACCATTGAGCGGCGATTGGGCGCTGAAAACCAAGTAATCACCAACCTGATCGCCGGAAAGATAGATGCAGTCGACCCCAACTCCAGCATCGGGAATCGAGTCTACACCTGGATTGCCGCCAGCGAATGGATAGCCGAGCGTCCGATAGTAGGCTGGGGTGGTAATGGTCGCAACTTGGCGGTCCAAGAAACAGACTGGCTGCCAGAAAACACTAAAGAACGCTATGGCCATCTGCATAACACTTTCCTGGAAATACTTGTGGCCTATGGCGCCCTGGGGGTGCTAGTAGTCGCGACGCTCGCCTGCTGGATTGGTCGTGGCACTTGGCTGGCGTGGAAAGCAGGTGAACTCCCTGGCGACATGGCCTTGTTTGGGGCCAGCTTTTTCGCCTTCTGGATCACCGTCAACCAGTTCGAGGCCTATCTCTCATTCTCATCCGGTGTATATGTACACAATCTGATAGTAGGTGGACTGGTGACTCATATCTGGCGCTGGAGAGTAATAAAAGATCAACCCTCATCATGCGACACCATCACCCGGGCCTAG
- a CDS encoding LysR family transcriptional regulator, with translation MLHRLEFMDLQAFIQVAELGSFNAAAQRLHISQPALSRRIQKLEELLEVELLERTTRRTRLTPIGQDFLPRARRMIEEYESSILGIRELATHQKGTVTIACLPTAAFYFLPSVIRVFSEAWPGIRIRILDVSAKEGLERVISGEADFGINMFSAQSPEISFTPLLRDPFVLALRSDHPLAVKEQIEWTDLEQVRLITVSRDSGNRALLDNTLSAEGIRLNSFYEVQHLSTSLGLVESGLGVAILPRMTMPGPDHDSLCSRELPEPRIQRTIGLVRSSTHSISSTAQLFIDLLLEHWGNNE, from the coding sequence ATGCTGCATCGACTGGAATTCATGGATCTCCAGGCCTTCATTCAGGTCGCCGAGCTCGGCTCCTTCAACGCCGCCGCCCAGCGGTTGCATATCTCACAGCCGGCGTTGTCCCGCCGCATCCAGAAGCTGGAGGAACTGCTGGAGGTGGAGCTTCTCGAGCGGACCACGCGGCGTACCCGCCTGACCCCCATCGGGCAGGACTTCCTGCCCAGGGCGCGGCGCATGATCGAGGAATACGAGTCGTCGATCCTGGGCATTCGAGAACTGGCCACGCATCAGAAAGGCACGGTGACCATCGCCTGTTTGCCGACGGCGGCTTTCTACTTTTTGCCCAGTGTGATCCGGGTGTTCAGCGAGGCCTGGCCGGGTATCCGCATCCGCATCCTGGATGTCAGCGCCAAGGAGGGATTGGAGCGTGTGATCAGTGGCGAAGCGGACTTCGGCATCAACATGTTCAGCGCCCAGAGTCCCGAGATTTCCTTCACGCCATTGTTGCGAGACCCTTTCGTGCTGGCGCTGCGCTCCGACCATCCGCTTGCGGTGAAGGAACAGATCGAGTGGACCGACCTCGAGCAAGTGCGCCTGATCACGGTCAGCCGAGACAGCGGCAACCGCGCCCTGCTGGATAACACCCTGTCAGCAGAAGGCATCCGCCTGAACAGCTTCTACGAGGTCCAACACCTTTCCACCTCACTAGGCCTGGTGGAATCGGGGCTTGGTGTTGCGATCTTGCCGCGCATGACGATGCCGGGACCGGACCACGACTCGCTTTGCTCCCGGGAGCTCCCTGAGCCCCGCATTCAGCGCACCATTGGGCTGGTGCGCAGCAGTACTCACAGCATCTCCAGCACCGCACAATTGTTTATTGATCTGCTGTTGGAGCACTGGGGCAATAACGAATAG
- a CDS encoding 4-oxalomesaconate tautomerase yields the protein MIMRGGTSRGPFLRMSDLPDDQQAQADILLSLMGSGHALQIDGIGGGDPLTSKVAIVERSADTNADVDYLFAQVDVLNRRVDFNPNCGNMLSAVGPYAIETGLVEPQDGTTVVRVRNLNTQRFIECHVPTPNRQVAYEGDTHISGVPGHAAGIQLSFLDIIGTKTGALLPTGSACDSIQGIDVTCLDAATPIIMIDAADLGIKGDESPADLDASDGLLTRLESIRREAGERMGLGDVSQSVLPKPVLVSPAQDSGSTLCTRYFVPHRCHKAIAVTGAIAVASAISVPGTIAHRLTVANARLKEGERLPRVRLEHPSGFIDLDVEHRHQDQQDIARVSLIRTARKIMSGNLFYSLPPSPDDQQLTAKAG from the coding sequence ATGATCATGCGTGGCGGCACCTCTCGAGGCCCCTTCCTGCGCATGAGTGACCTTCCAGACGATCAGCAGGCGCAGGCCGACATCCTCCTGAGCCTGATGGGCTCGGGCCATGCCTTGCAGATCGATGGCATCGGCGGCGGCGACCCCCTGACCAGCAAGGTCGCGATTGTCGAACGCTCGGCCGACACCAATGCCGACGTCGACTACCTGTTCGCTCAGGTCGATGTGCTCAACCGGCGTGTCGATTTCAACCCCAATTGCGGCAACATGTTATCGGCGGTCGGTCCCTATGCCATCGAGACAGGGCTAGTGGAGCCACAGGACGGCACGACCGTGGTACGGGTGCGAAACCTCAATACCCAGCGCTTCATCGAGTGTCACGTCCCGACGCCCAACCGCCAAGTGGCTTACGAAGGAGACACGCATATCAGCGGCGTCCCGGGGCATGCCGCCGGCATTCAGCTCAGTTTTCTGGATATCATCGGCACCAAGACCGGCGCCCTGCTACCGACCGGCTCCGCTTGCGACAGCATCCAGGGCATCGATGTCACCTGTCTCGACGCCGCCACGCCGATCATCATGATCGACGCCGCCGATCTGGGGATCAAGGGGGATGAATCGCCCGCCGACCTGGATGCCAGTGACGGCCTGCTAACGCGTCTCGAGAGCATCCGCCGTGAGGCCGGTGAGCGCATGGGGCTTGGCGATGTGAGCCAGAGCGTGTTGCCCAAACCCGTGCTGGTCTCCCCCGCACAAGACAGCGGAAGCACCCTGTGCACGCGCTATTTCGTTCCGCATCGCTGCCACAAGGCCATCGCCGTGACCGGCGCCATCGCCGTGGCCTCTGCCATCAGCGTTCCCGGGACCATCGCTCATCGCCTCACCGTCGCGAACGCTCGCCTGAAGGAAGGCGAGCGACTGCCCCGCGTCAGGCTTGAGCACCCCTCCGGCTTCATCGATCTCGATGTCGAGCACCGCCACCAGGATCAGCAGGATATCGCGCGCGTCTCGCTGATCCGAACCGCGCGCAAGATCATGAGTGGAAACCTGTTCTACTCCCTACCTCCGTCCCCTGACGACCAACAACTGACGGCCAAGGCCGGATAA
- a CDS encoding tricarboxylate transporter: MKTRQYTQVSRPLARLKKTALLGLAIAGLGLTTLSASQAQEVEVPGNIKWTIPFGVGGGTDVWARFFSPWLSDNLPGEPTIMIDNVPGGGSINGANLFAVRARKDGSHWLGTSASTQYPAMLDDPRVRYDYSDWSPILATPTGGVVYAQPSLGETADEALDSLTSQPVKLAAQNPTGLELPVLIALDMLGADVQAVFGMRSRGEGRLAFERGEADIDFQTTSAYLSNVTPLVEAGKAVPLFSLGVLNEAGEIVRDPTFPELPTFIEVHEARMGEAPSGEAYAAFRKFFASGYSLQKLIMVPKETPADLLETYRQAARDFVATDAFKEAAAAQLGPYTPVIGETVQRHLDDAMAIDEATREWLAEWLETEHGAKI, translated from the coding sequence ATGAAGACACGCCAATACACTCAGGTATCTCGGCCTCTGGCAAGGCTCAAGAAGACCGCCCTGCTCGGCCTGGCCATCGCCGGCCTCGGCCTGACCACCCTCTCCGCCAGCCAAGCACAGGAGGTGGAAGTACCAGGCAACATCAAGTGGACCATTCCCTTCGGCGTGGGCGGCGGTACCGACGTCTGGGCGCGGTTCTTTTCTCCCTGGCTCAGCGATAACCTGCCGGGCGAACCGACCATCATGATCGACAACGTACCCGGCGGTGGATCGATCAATGGCGCCAACCTGTTCGCGGTTCGTGCACGCAAGGACGGCAGCCACTGGCTCGGCACCTCGGCGTCCACCCAATACCCCGCCATGCTGGATGATCCCCGGGTCCGCTACGACTACAGCGACTGGTCACCGATTCTCGCCACCCCCACCGGCGGCGTGGTCTATGCCCAGCCGAGTCTAGGCGAGACGGCTGATGAAGCCCTCGATAGCCTGACCTCTCAACCGGTCAAGCTCGCCGCCCAGAACCCGACCGGGCTCGAGCTTCCGGTTCTGATCGCCCTGGACATGCTGGGCGCCGATGTTCAGGCCGTGTTTGGCATGCGCAGTCGTGGTGAGGGCCGCCTGGCCTTCGAGCGGGGCGAGGCCGATATCGACTTCCAAACCACCTCAGCCTACCTCAGCAACGTGACCCCGCTGGTGGAAGCCGGTAAAGCCGTCCCGCTCTTCTCTCTCGGCGTCCTCAACGAGGCCGGTGAGATCGTGCGTGACCCCACCTTCCCGGAGCTGCCGACCTTCATCGAGGTTCACGAGGCGCGCATGGGCGAAGCACCGTCAGGCGAGGCCTATGCTGCCTTCCGCAAGTTCTTCGCCTCCGGCTACTCCCTGCAGAAGCTGATCATGGTGCCCAAGGAAACGCCGGCCGACCTGCTCGAGACCTATCGTCAGGCGGCCCGTGACTTCGTCGCCACCGACGCCTTCAAGGAAGCAGCCGCCGCCCAGCTTGGCCCCTATACGCCCGTCATCGGGGAAACCGTGCAGCGCCACCTAGACGATGCCATGGCCATCGACGAGGCCACTCGCGAATGGCTGGCCGAGTGGCTGGAAACGGAGCACGGCGCCAAGATCTGA